The Acidobacteriota bacterium genome segment AGATTGTCGAGGTGAGTGGGACGGAAGTGCTGGTAGGCGCCGGCGCCCAGGAACGACGTAAAGCCGGGGGCGTTGTCGCGTGCGGCCTGCTGGAACCAGGCGATGATGTCGGCCTCGGCGCGGCCGGTAGGGATGTGCAGCGGGCGCTCGAGGCGGCAATCATGGGGAATCGAGGCAAACAGCTCGTCGGCCGACGACAAGCCTATCTCATCCAGCATTTCCTGCCGGATGGCATCAGAAGTTGGCAAGTACCGCATGGGTTTAGTGCGCCGCCTCGGCTACGAACTTTTCATACGCGGGCGCGTCCATCAGCTTGTTGACGTCGGCGGGATCGCTCAGCTCCATCTCGACCATCCAGGCCGCGCCCTGGGGGTCCTGGTTGAGGAGTTCGGGCTTCTTCGCCAGCTCATCGTTGATGGCCTTCACCTTGCCGGCGATCGGGGCGTAGACCTCCGAGACCGCCTTGACGGATTCGACCGTGCCCAGCGCGTCGCCGGCTTTCAGCTCAGCGCCGACGGCGGGTAGCTCGACGAAAACGATATCGCCCAGTTGGTTTTGGGCGAAGTCGGAGATACCTACCTTGGCGGTCTTGCCGTTGGGTGCAACCCATTCATGTTCTTTGGTATAGCGATAATTGCTCGGGTAAGCCATGATCGTTCCTTTACCTAACGCGCGCGCTTATAAAAGGGCAGCGGCACCTGTTTGGCCTTGACGGTGCGTGCCCGGATTTGAATTTCAATGCCCGCGCCGGGCGAGGCCAGCTCGACCGGCACGTAGGCCATGCCGACGTTGCGGTTCTGGCCGGGAATGGGGCCGCCGCTGGTGACGTGGCCGACGGGTTTGCCGCCGATCAGCACCGGATAGCCTTCGCGGCCGATGCCGGGTTCGGTCATCTCGAAGCCGACGAGCTTGCGGCGGATGCCTTCCTGCTGTTGCTTCTCGATGACGGCCTGCCCCAGGAATTCGGGCTTGTTCAACTTGGTAATCCAGCCCAGGCCGGCTTCGAGCGGCGTGGTGGTGTCGTCAATTTCGTGGCCATAGAGCGCCATGCCGGCTTCCATGCGCAGCGTATTGCGGGCGCCCAGGCCGCAAGGCAGGATGCCCGAGCTCTTGCCGGCTTCGAGCAGGCCGGTCCAGACCTTTTCAGAGTGTTCCGGATCGAAGTACAGCTCGAAGCCATCTTCGCCGGTGTAGCCGGTGCGGGAGATGATGCACTCCACACCCAGGACCTTGCCGATGGTGAACCAATAATATTTGATCGGCGCCAGGGCAATCGAGGTCAGCGGCTGCAGGATGGCCAGCGCGCGCGGCCCCTGAATGGCGAGTTGCGTGTAGCCGTCACTGACATTGTCGACCTGCGCCTGAAAATGGTTTTGGGCGAGGATGTAGCTGAAGTCCTTCGTGCAGTTGCCGGCATTGACGACCAGCCAATAATGCTCATCGGTGAACTTGTGGACCAGCAGATCGTCCACAAACGTGCCTTGGGCCGTCATCAGGCCGCTGTACTGGGCCTGATCCAGGCTCAGCCGCGAGGCATCATTCGAGGTGACGTGCTGCACCAAGGCCAGCGCTTCGTGCCCGCGCACCGCCAGCTCGCCCATATGGCTCACATCGAACAGGCCGGCGCGCTCGCGCACGGCACGATGTTCAGGGATGATGCCGCTGTATTCGACGGGCATGTCCCAGCCGCCGAACTCGGTCATTTTGCCGCCCATCTGGCGGTGCATGGCGTTGAGCGCGGTTTTGCGGATGGGTGAAGTCGCGGGTGCGGGCGTGTCGCTCAATCAGCCTCCTGGCGGAATTTGTACGTTAGCATGGAGAGTGGCTCCTACACCAGAACCAGCCCAGGCAACGGCAGCCAGCACGGCGGCCTACGCCGCGCGGTTCCCGCAGTTGAGCCGTACCTACCATTTTCGCAAACTTCGGCTGCCGGGACAAAGCGAACCCGTCCAGGTTTCCTCGCTCGGTCTTGGCACCTACCTGGGCGCGCCCAACGATGCCACCGACGCCGGCTATGCCGCCGCCGTGGAAGCCGCTCTGGCGGGCGGCATCAACGTCATGGACACCGCCATCAACTACCGCAATCAGCGCAGCGAGCGGGCGATCGGCCGGGCGCTGCGTGCCACCGGCATTGCGCGGGGCGAGGTCTTCCTGTGCTCCAAGGCTGGCTACCTGGCCGAGAATGCGGCGCTGCCGCCGGGCTTGATCCGGCCCGGCGAGCTGGTGGGCGGATGCCATTGCATGGCTCCGGTATTTTTGGCGCATCAGTTGCAAACCAGCCTCGAAAACCTGGGCGTCGAGGCGCTGGATGTGTTTTACTTGCACAACCCGGAAACCCAGCAAGCCGAGCTCAGCCGGGAAGAGTTTTACCGGAGGGTGCGGGCGGCGTTTGAATTGTGCGAGAAGCAGGCGGCGCAGGGGCGGATCCGGGCGTACGGCGTGGCCACCTGGAGCGGGCTGCGGGTGCCTCCGGACGAGGCGAACTATCTGGATCTGAACCGCATGGTCGGGATCGCCAGGGAACTGGCGGGCGAGGAGCACCACTTCCGCTTTGTGCAACTGCCCTTCAATCTGGCGATGCCCGAGGCCTATTCGCTGCTCAACCAGGTGGTCGACAAACCGCCGTATGTTTCGGCCCTCAATGCCGCCTTCCGCCTCGGGCTGCACACGATGGCTTCGGCCAGCCTGATGAATGGCCGCCTGCTGCCGCTGCCCGACGAGGTCAAGCAGCATTTGCAAGGGTTTTTACCGCCGGCCGCGAGCGATGCGGAGCTGGCCTTGCAGTTTGTGCGCTCGACCGCCGGGGTGACGACGGCGCTGGTGGGCATGTCGAATCCGGCGCACGTGACCGCCAACCTGCGCGCCGCGGCTGTTGCCCCCGCCCCGCCGTCGCAAATTGCCAAGCTGCTGCAACAATAGGCGGCGGTTTCGCTCCCGCGCACG includes the following:
- the gcvH gene encoding glycine cleavage system protein GcvH; the encoded protein is MAYPSNYRYTKEHEWVAPNGKTAKVGISDFAQNQLGDIVFVELPAVGAELKAGDALGTVESVKAVSEVYAPIAGKVKAINDELAKKPELLNQDPQGAAWMVEMELSDPADVNKLMDAPAYEKFVAEAAH
- a CDS encoding aldo/keto reductase, which codes for MSQPPNSVILPPIWRCMALSAVLRMGEVAGAGVSLNQPPGGICTLAWRVAPTPEPAQATAASTAAYAARFPQLSRTYHFRKLRLPGQSEPVQVSSLGLGTYLGAPNDATDAGYAAAVEAALAGGINVMDTAINYRNQRSERAIGRALRATGIARGEVFLCSKAGYLAENAALPPGLIRPGELVGGCHCMAPVFLAHQLQTSLENLGVEALDVFYLHNPETQQAELSREEFYRRVRAAFELCEKQAAQGRIRAYGVATWSGLRVPPDEANYLDLNRMVGIARELAGEEHHFRFVQLPFNLAMPEAYSLLNQVVDKPPYVSALNAAFRLGLHTMASASLMNGRLLPLPDEVKQHLQGFLPPAASDAELALQFVRSTAGVTTALVGMSNPAHVTANLRAAAVAPAPPSQIAKLLQQ
- the gcvT gene encoding glycine cleavage system aminomethyltransferase GcvT, which translates into the protein MSDTPAPATSPIRKTALNAMHRQMGGKMTEFGGWDMPVEYSGIIPEHRAVRERAGLFDVSHMGELAVRGHEALALVQHVTSNDASRLSLDQAQYSGLMTAQGTFVDDLLVHKFTDEHYWLVVNAGNCTKDFSYILAQNHFQAQVDNVSDGYTQLAIQGPRALAILQPLTSIALAPIKYYWFTIGKVLGVECIISRTGYTGEDGFELYFDPEHSEKVWTGLLEAGKSSGILPCGLGARNTLRMEAGMALYGHEIDDTTTPLEAGLGWITKLNKPEFLGQAVIEKQQQEGIRRKLVGFEMTEPGIGREGYPVLIGGKPVGHVTSGGPIPGQNRNVGMAYVPVELASPGAGIEIQIRARTVKAKQVPLPFYKRAR